DNA from Lonchura striata isolate bLonStr1 chromosome 5, bLonStr1.mat, whole genome shotgun sequence:
GATCACTTACAGATCACTGATCGAATtctacaggaaataaaaagtctTCCATGtttatatgttttaattttGAGGAACTGCTGGGAATTAAGGCAACATTTTCACTAATAATTTTCAAGCTTTCTAGCATAAGATTTGTGCCGTTGCAGGACCTTACTGGGTGGTGCTGGTTCCAGTCCCACTCTGGGTTCTTCTATAATTTTGGCAGCTGTGAAAGTGCtcttcaaaaacaaaatcaaatttctGGACAACAGCTTTTCCACATGGGTGGTGGAAGCCTTGGAAAGAAGAAGCAAATATCTGGCTTCATTATTTGCATCACCAAAGCATGCTGCAGACTCTATGGAATGTGCCTCTGTGTCCTGCAAAACCAAACCCTGCATCTTTCGCAAATCAACAATGTTTTGGTGGCACCAGGCTCTCCTGTGCACCTTGGGCAATATTCATGTCTACATGGTGGGGAAAAGTAGAAAAACTGCTCTAGCCAGACTGTAGGTATGGCCTTGTTGTGTCCAGCATATGTCCTACACACCTTAAGAAGCCCTAAGCTCTGTTCTTACTGAAGCCTCTGGCTGGAGATTTTGCCGACCTGTTTTACTTGTTGGTCTTGCTTGCAGCCTTAGTCTTGTTAGGATTGGTTTCTGCAGCctcaccttgtccccagccgaGACAAGATTGGAAAGTGGTGGAGAGCTTCACCTTCATCCCCTGGGCTTCTGGAGGGGAAGCACAGGTGGCCCCTACGCAGAGGTTGAGTTTGTTGATCCACCTGGAAATGTGGTAGAAGATCAGGtaaagaaatgaggaaaagtgaaacaaagggaaaaagtCTATGCCTATAAGTGGATGATCACTTCAAAGTAAGGCCAGGTAATCTGGGTGACCTCTGAATATCTCAATATTTGCTGCCCCAGCTTGTGGCTGCTTTCCCTATGCCCAGAAAACCCAGGCAACTTCCATCCTTGCACACAGGTGTGCGCTACATCTCGCCACCACGGGAAAAGACCAGAAATGGACAGTGTGCTGTGAATTTGTGCCTTCATCATAGGAGGTCCAGCTGTCCCCCAGGCAGATCCCTGAGGCTGCTCCCCCATTCTGGCACTCACCTGCTCAGCGGAAGGAGCTGGCAGTCACAGTGGAAAGGCACATCATGCAGGTTGAGGATCTCCAACCCCGTGAAGTTGCTCATGTCGGGTATGTTACTCATTTTGTTGCTTTCCAGGAAGAGGCTTCTGATCTTGGGACCGAGGCCAGTGAAGGCATGGGGAGAAATCTGCAATGGAAGAAGGGTATGTCAGGAGCATGCTAATCaaggcaggagagcagagctctgccccTGCACTTCTGATCATCCTGGGGGGTCTGACAACCTGTCCTGAAGCTGGTGGCCCCACAAAAGAGCTGCTTCAAACAGGAGGAACTGTTAATTAATTCAAGCAGTTTCAATCACATTTTGGAACTTGTTAGACTCCTGTTAGTCTTCTTAGAAAGAAGATCACATGCAGGAGGTCTCAGAGTGATCCCTGTGTGCTGTTAAGATAACAGTTATTATGAGGGTGTTGCTAACACCACTTCCttgagaaaatggaaatattcaagATAATAGCAGTGGAGAGGCCTGCAGGACAGCCTGTAataagagaaagagagaaatctgGCCAGTGGTGGGGGAAGGAGGTGATTTAGGGAATAGTCTGGACCCCACTGAAATTGGGTATTAAAGGATTGGAGGGAGTAAGCTTCTCCCAAGGGAGCCAGGAGCAAGGTTGAAGCAAGGGAATGCTACACCTGAGGCTGAAGAAATCTGGCTTCCCTGCCATGCTATGGAACATCTCCTGAAGGCTTGGGAATTCAAAGACATCTGTTTGGATGACCCTATAGGGGTCACCAGCCCTTGGCAGTGTAACCTGTAATATGCCCTGTGATGCCACTGCCCCTTGGGAGTCCCATAACACACTCACCCACTCCAGGCCCATGTTGTCCAGGtagaggtgctgcaggctggaggCCACTGGCAGGAAGACACTGTCCCCCATGTGCTTGATGGGGTTTCGGGACAACTTCAACTCACTCAGGGTAGGCAGgccccccagggctgctgtgggcactTCTGATAAGTGGtttccctccagctgcagcttttccagcatcTTGGtgggagccagggcagctggggcAATGTGCTTGATGGCATTCCCAGCTAGGTAAAGCCAGCGGAGCCCCCTGGCTCCAGCCAAGTCACCCTCTGACAGTTCCCCAATGGCGTTGTGCTGCAGGTGGAGGGAGATGAGGTTTGGCAAGAGCTGGAAGGTGCCTGCAGGCACATGGGTGAAGGCATTGTGGTCCAGGTCAAGGTAGGCCAGCTGTGGGGCCCCCTCAAAGGCAGCAGCCACCAAGGTGGAGAGGTGGTTGTCAGTGAGGTATAGGTAGATCAGGCTTGACAGGCCCCGGAGTGCCCCAGGGTGCAGCACCCTGATGCTGCACCTCTGTAGGTGGAGCGACACCAGCTCCTTCAGGCCAGGGAAGGCATCCGGTGGCACTGTCATGAAGGGGTTTTCACGCAAGTTGAGAAGGCGGGTGTCCTCAGGGAAGTCCCGAGGGATCTCCCGCAGGTCCCTATTCTCACAGGACCCATGATGGAAATCAGGGGAGCAGAGACATCCCCaggggcactgcctgctgctgacTGAATGTGGCTGCTCTGGTGGTGCAGTTGCGCTAGGGGCTGGCCAGTGTCGACTGCATCTCATCTCAGGGGACTTCAAGGAGTTGAGGGACCGGCCACGGAGGCCAGGGGGTGCAGTACAGGCACCCTCAGCGTGCACTCGTGCCCTTGTCAGCCACTTGTGGAAGGGGcgcaggaggcaggagcagagaagaGGGTTCCCTTCCAGGCTGACCCTtaccagcccctctgccccagccaggggtgGCAGCTTCTGCAGCTGGTTTTCTCGGAGGTCCAGAATACGGAGTTGGGGACTGCGGGCAAAAGCATTGGGTGCCACATCCTGAAGGGAGGCATGGTCCAGGAAGAGGTGCCTCAGCGAGGCCATGGCCAGAGCTTCCTCACCCACATAGGTGATGGGGTTGTGGCCCAGGTCTAGCCGGgtagccccatccaacctggccagGGCCTCACCAGGCAGTGCCTGCAGCTCATTGTGGTCCAAGCTTAGCCTGCGtagggcaggcagagcagcaaagGCCTCACTGCCCAGCACATGGAGGACATTGTGAGACAGCCGGAGCCATCTAAGAACCTGCAAACCCTGAAAGACCAAGTCTGGGAGGTAGACCAAGGCATTTGCCCTCAGGTCAAGGACAGTGAGGGACCTCAGATGGCCAAAAGCACCCGGCTGTATCTCCTCAATGCGATTCCCCTCCAGAATGAGCTGTTGGAGGGAGAAGAGCCCATCCAGGGACTCCTGGTAGAGGAGGGCTATACCATTGGAGGCCAGGTTGAGGTAGACAAGCCTCCCCAGACCCCGGAAAGCCCCTTCCTCCAGTCTCTCCACCTTGCAGCGCTGCAGGTCTAAGTGTGTCAGGTAGGGGGTAGCAAGGAaggctcctgctgggatgaCCATGAAACTGTTGCCCCGAAGGTCTAGTTTTCTGGTGAGCTGTCAGTCACACAAATAAAACACCAAATTACCCAAGGGCTGCCATACCTATCCTCTCTCCATCCCTTGacctttcttccccttccccacctctGGGATGGTGTCAGGAATGGCAGTCATGCTCCCATTGACACACAGGACATAGGCACGGAGGTTATCGCAGACACAGGGTGCAGGGCAGCGGGCGGCAGCTGTTACCCCCAAGGCCACTGcaagcagaaggagcccccaggatGGCCCCATGGTGGAGGGCACCTGTGGCTGGGGAGAGACATATGTAAGGCCAGGAGAGAAGCGAGGCTCCCATACATCCCCAAACAGCATCACCTGCTTGGAACCCCATGTGCCAAGAGGGCTGTTGCTATCACCTAGTGGGTCAGGTCTcactttctcttcctctcacaCTATTACTTCACAAGTTATAAAGgaggaagatttaaaaaaagagaagaggaatTCTTGGAATGAAAAGTAAAGGTCACAGATACCAAATCACTCACAAGGAGCTACCTTGAAATAGACACCCATGCCACTCCTACATTTTCTTCAAATATCACTAACTTAAGATATTAAGCTATCATTATCTCTCCTGTAATTCTTTTTGTAAGGCAAGCAGGTGTAGCCAGACAGAGAATGTGATTACAGACTTGTGAGCTCCTACCTTTCTTTAAATGGCAAATGTCCCATGTCTCCACTATCCTGATCATCTACCTCCCACCCTGCAAGCTCCCTGCTTCCCTCCTAAGCTATTCATAGCAGTGTTTGGAATAAAACTCCACTGTTTAGCTGCAGGAAGGAGACGTTGGTTTTGGCTAGACAGGAGTGAGCCCCTGGAGTGAAAGTACCAGAGAGAGGCCAAGGCTGGGAGAAACACAGAGGAGGCAGCCGGCTGCAAATATGACCAATACATCCTCCTAAGCTCTGAGATAGCATCAGTAAGGTCTACAAGGCTTCAATTTGTGGAGACACTGTAGTGCACACACTGTAGTTCATCATCACCTGTGGTCCCATACACCAACACTGCTCTCCCACTGTCACCCCATCTAGAGTCCTGCTGCCACCCATACACAGACACACTGGGGCAGCCCTCTCCTGAACACCCACTGCCCAATGCCACAAATCTAATGTCCCTAAACTCAGTCCCCATGCTATGCCTGGAGCACTGCCACATACCAGACATCATGCCATCACTCCCACCCTCACACCCAGAGTTTGGAGTACCTGAACTTCAAGATGTGTTGAAGAGAGGAAAGTATCCTCTGCCCTGTTTAGCAGCTGCCGAGCTCCTACACCAGTGTTTGCTGTCCTTGCAGAAGTGAGAACTGAATGGGCCCCGTTGTGTTACTTTCCCAGCAGCTCTCACCAGGCAGAGCCACAAACgtgggaggaggaaaaggacggGGGGAGGAAGGGTAAGCCACCCCTGGAGAGAAGGCAGCAAACCCAGATATTACTGCCTCCTTGATTCACGGGGTGCTGAGAGCACCCCGGAAAAGCCCATGTGGGGTTTGCATTCACtgttcccagggctctgccttCACTTTCCAGGCTGATATAGTCATAGAAGCtacagagctgcagggcagaaAAATGACATCTGGCCAAAATCAAAGACCAATTGCAGTGGCAGTGCTAAGCCTGAGCAAAAAAAGAGGCAGCTGACCAGTCCTGCCATATTTACAGCCCTCCACTcttctcattttgctttttgcttgtttAAAAGAGGCTGCATTAGCATTGCCTGTATGACACATCCTCGGCTTAGAGAAGTACATGGAGGCATTCATTTCCCTCCCAGACTGTAGTTTTACTCTCCCAGGGAACAGAACAGACCTGCAGACTTACAAAAATATTGAAAGATGTGATACTGGTATCTCATTCCACTTGAAGCCCTTGTCCTGTGCAGCACCCAAAGTAGACAGTGAAGCACGTAAGGTCATTGCTCAGTAAAGGAGCAAAATGAGAGGCTGGGGTGAGACTACGGAAGGGCGAGATATGACATTTAGCATCTGGTAAAATACCTTACTCTCTTCGTGGATCTCCAGCAGAGCCAATGCCACCATTAGCGAGGTTTTCCTGTACAGTCTTTTGAAAACCCATAGAAGGGAGCTCCTAGCAACAGTAGATCATGGAAAGACCATGAAAATGAGAGCATGGTGGGCTTGATAGTGACCAAAGTAGAAGTAAGATTCTGCTTCTTTAACGTCCCATCCCCATCAGAAAAAGCAGAGTGGTCACCACCAGATAGTAATCTCAAGAGCCAGAAAGAGTACGTCCCAGTAGAGACAAGGTGTCTTCTCAGACCAACACATCATTTCTGCTCTTAAATAAGTGTTCACCCTGGAGTTTCAAGCCGCACCAGCCCATGCTCACACCTCTTGTTTTCCCATGGCCTCTGCTAATGTACAACGACACAATTGAACATGGAAAATCCAACATCCTTTGCCTGAGGGAACTGTTACCCAACAGCCTCACAACAAGATGCTCAAACAGCAAGCCACACCACACACAGCTACCACTACTTCAAATCCAAGCTGCTACTATTACCTTGTTCCACACTGGAGCGCCAATGGACCACGATACACTCAGGCCGGAGAAGCTCCGGCTCCTGTGCCTGAAGGGAACTGCCACCCAACAGCCCCGTGGCGAGATCCTCAAGCAgccacccacagagccccctgggcagcccccagTCCTCCAACTTCAGCTCCAAGCTGCTGCTCTTACCTTGCCCTTCCACTCGGGGGCTCAAAGCTGCCGGTCCTCTTGCAGGCTCTTGCCTCGCCGTTCCGCTCTTCTGCTCCGAGCTGCAGCCGCTCTTGCCTCGTCGTCCCACGGCCTCTGCCGGTGGACCACGACACAACTCAGGCCCGAGAAGCTCCAGCTCCCGAAGGGCACCGTGACCCAACAGCCCCACGGCCAGATCCTCAAGCCgccacccacagagccccccgGCCTCAGCTGCGCCCAAAAGCCTCCAACGTCAGCTTGACTCACCATCGCGACGTCCAGCGCAGTCCCATGCGGTGCGGGGAGCCAGGCCCTCTGGGCAAATGAAGCTGGGCATACGCCAAGCAGCGGCCAAGAGGCTGCACCCCTGCTTACAGGGAGCTCAAGCCGCTGCCTGGACTGCAAAGTGCCCGGGAATCCAGAGCACAGGCCCCAACTTAcagggcggccccggcccccaaGGCCTACGCAGGCTCCTTCTCTCCGCCGGCTGCCAGCTGAAGGGAGCACAAAGGCTCCCAGACCCGCAGCCTGCTTACAGGCCGGTCCACACCCAGGGAGCCACAGAGCTCGGCCTTTCCCCAGGGCAACAGGAACGAGACTCTACGGTCAGGCTCACGGCCTAAAGCCAAGGGGccgggaccccagccccggggctggggggcacacgCCCGGCCCCATGACTCCTGACCCCACGCCTCTGAAAGGCCGgggccagggacacccaccTGGTAACAGGGGGTCCCTCCAACCGCCCGCCGAGGGCAGGGGACGCACACAACCCCACTTACGGGGCCGTCCCCCGCAGCCCGGCACCCCCCAGCAAGCACCACGGAGCACAGGCCCCGGCCTGCGCCCCGCTCTGGGGCCGGCCGGGGCCCAGccgcggcagcggcagcacggCCACACAGCCGTCTGCAGGAGCCCCTCGGGAGCCTCCTCAACGAGGCACCTGCCCGAAGCCGCGCCAAAGGCGGGACCGCGCCCTGCGGCGCGGCGCTCCTTACACCTGCGCCCTCTCGAGGGCCCGTGAGCGCTCGTTCCTGTCACCTGCCTAAAGCagactccccagccctgcttacAGGGACCTGGGGCTGCCGCTGGGGACAAAGGTCGTGACACGTGCCCCGAGTACAGGGCCGGCACCCTGGCAGGTCACCAGCAGGACCGCCAGCGTAGGCACACACCCAGGCCCAGGCTACAGGCGGGTCACGGTGCCCACGCTACCGCTAAGCTGCTCCGTGCCCTCCTCAGGCGGCAGGGGCAAGGCCGGACGCGTTCTCCACCCGTGCCTGTTTAGGGACCTCCCCTGTGACCGCACAGAGCTCCTCTTTCCCTCCTGGGAAGTCTAGGCTACCCTGCTCTATTGCTAAAGGGGGGCTAAAGGGGGACAAACGCACTTGCTCACTCACACCAGCTGAGGGGAAGgccggggagggagggaaggagggagggtaAGGCAGTCCCAGAAGAGGGAGCAAGTTCCGTGCGGGCAACCTGCTCTAGGGAGCCATCCCTACCGTCGAGCGGGAGAGGAAAGCATCCGACCTGCCCCTGCAGCCGCAGGCGGGCGGGGCACAGGGGCCTCGAGGCGCTGAGGCGCTCGGCGAGGGGCACGGGGACGAGGGCGGTGACGCACCCCGAGTACAGGGGGTCACGCTGGCCAggggccagcagctggcagaaagctgccggggccgggcaaaAGGCCCGGCCCTGCTGACAGGGCAGGCGGCTGGGCTGGGGATCGGGAGAGCTCCGTTTCCCCCCTCAGGTGCAGAGACAGGGGCTCTCACCCTCCTTACAGGGTTGCCCCTCTCTCCGGGCAGCCAAAGGAGCGCAACGGCAAAAGGCCAACGTCAGCAAagacccagccctgcttccagGGAGGTCGCCCAACGCAAAGACCACCGCGGCACCCGGAAGGTGCCCTGGCCGTGCCAGGAAGGCCCTTTGCCCAGAGGGCCTCTCCTGTCCCCTTCTTCAGCTCCCAGCTCGCTCTTGCCTCGCCGTTCCACTCTTGAGCTCGAAGCTGCTGCCGCTCTTGCCTCGTCGTCCCGTGGCTTCTGCCAATGGACCACGAAACACTCAGGCCGGAGAAACTCCGGCTCCTGTGCCTGAAGGGAACTGCCACCCAACAGCCCCGTGGCGAGATCCTCAAGCAgccacccacagagccccctgggcagcccccagTCCTCCAACTTCAGCTCCAAGCTGCTGCTCTTACCTTGCCCTTCTACTCGGGGGCTCAAAGCTGCCGGTCCTCTTGCAGGCTCTTGCCTCGCCGTTCCGCTCTTCAGCTCCGAGCTGCAGCCGCTCTTGCCTCGTCGTCCCACGGCCTCTGCCGGTGGACCACGACACAACTCAGGCCCGAGGCGCTCCAGCTCCCGAAGGGCACCGTGACCCAACAGCCCCACGGCCAGATCCTCAAGCCgccacccacagagccccccgGCCTCAGCTGCGCCCAAAAGCCTCCAACGTCAGCTTGACTCACCATCGCGACGTCCAGCGCAGTCCCATGCGGTGCGGGGAGCCAGGCCCTCTGGGCAAATGAAGCTGGGCATACGCCAAGCAGCGGCCAAGAGGCTGCACCCCTGCTTACAGGGAGCTCAAGCCGCTGCCTGGACTGCAAAGTGCCCGGGAATCCAGAGCACAGGCCCCGACTTAcagggcggccccggcccccaaGGCCTACGCAGGCTCCTTCTCTCCGCCGGCTGCCAGCTGAAGGGAGCACAAAGGCTCCCAGACCCGCAGCCTGCTTACAGGCCGGTCCACACCCAGGGAGCCACAGAGCTCGGCCTTTCCCCAGGGCAACAGGAACGAGACTCTACGGTCAGGCTCACGGCCTAAAGCCGAGGGGCCgagaccccagccccggggctggggggcacacgCCCGGCCCCATGACTCCTGACCCCACGCCTCTGAAAGGCCGgggccagggacacccaccTGGTTACAGGGGGTCCCTCCAACCGCCCGCCGAGGGCAGGGGACGCACACAACCCCACTTACGGGGCCGTCCCCCGCAGCCCGGCACCCCCCAGCAAGCACCACGGAGCACAGGCCCCGGCCTGCGCCCCGCTCTGGGGCCGGCCGGGGCCCAGccgcggcagcggcagcacggCCACACAGCCGTCTGCAGGAGCCCCTCGGGAGCCTCCTCAACGAGGCACCTGCCCGAAGCCGCGCCAAAGGCGGGACCGCGCCCTGCGGCGCAGCGCTCCTTACACCTGCGCCCTCTCGAGGGCCCGTGAGCGCTCGTTCCTGTCACCTGCCTAAAGCagactccccagccctgcttacAGGGACCTGGGGCTGCCGCTGGGGACAAAGGTCGTGACACGTGCCCCGAGTACAGGGCCGGCACCCTGGCAGGTCACCAGCAGGACCGCCAGCGTAGGCACACACCCAGGCCCAGGCTACAGGCGGGTCACGGTGCCCACGCTACCGCTAAGCTGCTCCGTGCCCTCCTCAGGCGGCAGGGGCAAGGCCGGACGCGTTCTCCACCCGTGCCTGTTTAGGGACCTCCCCTGTGACCGCACAGAGCTCCTCTTTCCCTCCTGGGAAGTCTAGGCTACCCTGCTCTATTGCTAAAGGGGGGCTAAAGGGGGACAAACGCACTTGCTCACTCACACCAGCTGAGGGGAAGgccggggagggagggaaggagggagggtaAGGCAGTCCCAGAAGAGGGAGCAAGGTCTGTGCGGGCAACCTGCTCTAGGGAGCCATCCCTACCGTCGAGCGGGAGAGGAAAGCATCCGACCTGCCCCTGCAGCCGCAGGCGGGCGGGGCACAGGGGCCTCGAGGCGCTGAGGCGCTCGGCGAGGGGCACGGGGACGAGGGCGGTGACGCACCCCGAGTACAGGGGGTCACGCTGGCCAggggccagcagctggcagaaagctgccggggccgggcaaaAGGCCCGGCCCTGCTGACAGGGCAGGCGGCTGGGCTGGGGATCGGGAGAGCTCCGTTTCCCCCCTCAGGTGCAGAGACAGGGGCTCTCACCCTCCTTACAGGGTTGCCCCTCTCTCCGGGCAGCCAAAGGAGCGCAACGGCAAAAGGCCAACGTCAGCAAagacccagccctgcttccagGGAGGTCGCCCAACGCAAAGACCACCGCGGCACCCGGAAGGTGCCCTGGCCGTGCCAGGAAGGCCCTTTGCCCAGAGGGCCTCTCCTGTCCCCTTCTTCAGCTCCCAGCTCGCTCTTGCCTCGCCGTTCCACTCTTGAGCTCGAAGCTGCTGCCGCTCTTGCCTCGTCGTCCCGTGGCTTCTGCCAATGGACCACGAAACACTCAGGCCGGAGAAACTCCGGCTCCTGTGCCTGAAGGGAACTGCCACCCAACAGCCCCGTGGCGAGATCCTCAAGCAgccacccacagagccccctgggcagcccccagTCCTCCAACTTCAGCTCCAAGCTGCTGCTCTTACCTTGCCCTTCTACTCGGGGGCTCAAAGCTGCCGGTCCTCTTGCAGGCTCTTGCCTCGCCGTTCCGCTCTTCAGCTCCGAGCTGCAGCCGCTCTTGCCTCGTCGTCCCACGGCCTCTGCCGGTGGACCACGACACAACTCAGGCCCGAGAAGCTCCAGCTCCCAAAGGGCACCGTGACCCAACAGCCCCACGGCCAGATCCTCAAGCCgccacccacagagccccccgGCCTCAGCTGCGCCCAAAAGCCTCCAACGTCAGCTTGACTCACCATCGCGACATCCAGCGCAGTCCCATGCGGTGCGGGGAGCCAGGCCCTCTGGGCAAATGAAGCTGGGCATACGCCAAGCAGCGGCCAAGAGGCTGCACCCCTGCTTACAGGGAGCTCAAGCCGCTGCCTGGACTGCAAAGTGCCCGGGAATCCAGAGCACAGGCCCCGACTTAcagggcggccccggcccccaaGGCCTACGCAGGCTCCTTCTCTCCGCCGGCTGCCAGCTGAAGGGAGCACAAAGGCTCCCAGACCCGCAGCCTGCTTACAGGCCGGTCCACACCCAGGGAGCCACAGAGCTCGGCCTTTCCCCAGGGCAACAGGAACGAGACTCTACGGTCAGGCTCACGGCCTAAAGCCGAGGGGccgggaccccagccccggggctggggggcacacgCCCGGCCCCATGACTCCTGACCCCACGCCTCTGAAAGGCCGgggccagggacacccaccTGGTTACAGGGGGTCCCTCCAACCGCCCGCCGAGGGCAGGGGACGCACGCAACCCCACTTACGGGGCCGTCCCCCGCAGCCCGGCACCCCCCAGCAAGCAC
Protein-coding regions in this window:
- the CHADL gene encoding chondroadherin-like protein, which encodes MGPSWGLLLLAVALGVTAAARCPAPCVCDNLRAYVLCVNGSMTAIPDTIPELTRKLDLRGNSFMVIPAGAFLATPYLTHLDLQRCKVERLEEGAFRGLGRLVYLNLASNGIALLYQESLDGLFSLQQLILEGNRIEEIQPGAFGHLRSLTVLDLRANALVYLPDLVFQGLQVLRWLRLSHNVLHVLGSEAFAALPALRRLSLDHNELQALPGEALARLDGATRLDLGHNPITYVGEEALAMASLRHLFLDHASLQDVAPNAFARSPQLRILDLRENQLQKLPPLAGAEGLVRVSLEGNPLLCSCLLRPFHKWLTRARVHAEGACTAPPGLRGRSLNSLKSPEMRCSRHWPAPSATAPPEQPHSVSSRQCPWGCLCSPDFHHGSCENRDLREIPRDFPEDTRLLNLRENPFMTVPPDAFPGLKELVSLHLQRCSIRVLHPGALRGLSSLIYLYLTDNHLSTLVAAAFEGAPQLAYLDLDHNAFTHVPAGTFQLLPNLISLHLQHNAIGELSEGDLAGARGLRWLYLAGNAIKHIAPAALAPTKMLEKLQLEGNHLSEVPTAALGGLPTLSELKLSRNPIKHMGDSVFLPVASSLQHLYLDNMGLEWISPHAFTGLGPKIRSLFLESNKMSNIPDMSNFTGLEILNLHDVPFHCDCQLLPLSRWINKLNLCVGATCASPPEAQGMKVKLSTTFQSCLGWGQGEAAETNPNKTKAASKTNK